A genomic region of Oryza glaberrima chromosome 1, OglaRS2, whole genome shotgun sequence contains the following coding sequences:
- the LOC127773197 gene encoding peroxidase 1-like translates to MAGQRVVAAVAVALGVCLLQLPAASRGQLQVGFYNTSCPNAETLVRQAVTNAFANDSGIAAGLIRLHFHDCFVRGCDASVLLTSPNNTAERDAAPNNPSLRGFQVIDAAKAAVEQSCVRTVSCADIVAFAARDSVNLTGGVSYQVPSGRRDGNVSVAQDALDNLPQPTFTAAQLVASFANKSLTAEEMVVLSGAHTVGRSFCSSFLARIWNNTTPIVDTGLSPGYAALLRALCPSNVNASTPTTTAVDPSTPATLDNNYYKLLPLNLGLFFSDNQLRVNATLSASASSFAANETLWKEKFVAAMVKMGSIEVLTGSQGEVRLNCSVVNNRSSSAAGMETSYHYYSGSTMSVDEVASS, encoded by the exons ATGGCCGGTCAGCGTGTGGTGGCCGCGGTGGCCGTCGCTCTGGGCGTGTGCCTGCTgcagctgccggcggcgagccgcggcCAGCTGCAGGTGGGGTTCTACAACACCAGCTGCCCCAATGCCGAGACGCTGGTCCGGCAGGCCGTCACCAACGCCTTCGCCAACGACTCCGGCATCGCCGCCGGCCTCATCCGGCTCCatttccacgactgcttcgtcaga GGTTGCGACGCGTCGGTGCTGCTGACGTCGCCCAACAACACGGCGGAGCGCGACGCGGCGCCGAACAACCCCAGCCTCCGCGGCTTCCAGGTGATCGACGCCGCCAAGGCCGCCGTCGAGCAGAGCTGCGTGCGCACGGTGTCCTGCGCTGACATCGTCGCGTTCGCCGCCCGCGACAGCGtcaacctcaccggcggcgtctCCTACCAggtcccctccggccgccgcgacggcaaCGTCTCCGTCGCCCAGGACGCCCTCGACAACCTCCCCCAGCCCACCTTCACCGCCGCCCAGCTCGTCGCCAGCTTCGCCAACAAGTCGCTCACCGCCGAGGAGATGGTCGTCCTCTCCGGCGCCCACACCGTCGGCCGCTCCTTCTGCTCCTCCTTCCTCGCCCGCATCTGGAACAACACCACCCCCATC GTGGACACGGGGCTGAGCCCGGGGTACGCGGCGCTGCTGAGGGCGCTGTGCCCGTCGAACGTGAAcgcgtcgacgccgacgacgacggcggtggacccGAGCACGCCGGCGACGCTGGACAACAACTACTACAAGCTGCTGCCGCTCAACCTGGGGCTCTTCTTCTCCGACAACCAGCTGCGGGTGAACGCGACGCTGAGCGCGTCGGCAAGCAGCTTCGCGGCGAACGAGACGCTGTGGAAGGAGAAGTTCGTCGCCGCCATGGTCAAGATGGGGAGCATCGAGGTGCTCACCGGCAGCCAGGGCGAGGTCAGGCTCAACTGCAGCGTCGTCAACAACcggtcgtcctccgccgccgggatGGAGACGTCGTACCACTACTACTCCGGATCCACCATGTCCGTCGACGAGGTCGCGTCGAGCTGA
- the LOC127770084 gene encoding peroxidase 1-like, with protein MPEMGCDASVLINGSTTERSAGPNASLRGFEVIDAAKAAVEAACPSTVSCADILAFAARDGIKLTGNVDYQVPAGRRDGNVSIAQDALDNLPPPTATAKELTDKFANKSLTLEDMVVLSGAHTVGRSFCSSFLDRIWNNTTAIVDTGLSPGYAALLRALCPSNANASTPITTAIDVSTPATLDNNYYKLLPLDLGLFFSDNQLRVNATMNALVTRFAANETEWKQRFADAMVKMGNIEVLTGGAGQIRLNCNVVNPSSSSSSPVVQLAGEEEAAAAGAVAAS; from the exons atgcccgaAATG GGCTGCGACGCCTCAGTTTTGATCAACGGGAGCACCACCGAGAGAAGCGCCGGCCCCAACGCGAGCCTCCGGGGCTTCGAGGTGATCGACGCCGCCaaggccgccgtcgaggccgcgTGCCCGAGCACCGTCTCCTGTGCCGACatcctcgccttcgccgcccgcGACGGCATCAAGCTCACCGGCAATGTCGACTACCAggtccccgccggccgccgcgatgGCAACGTCTCCATCGCCCAGGACGCCCTCGACAACCTGCCCCCACCCACCGCCACGGCGAAGGAGCTCACCGACAAGTTCGCCAACAAGTCCCTCACCCTCGAGGACATGGTCGTCCTCTCCGGCGCCCACACCGTCGGCCGCTCCTTCTGCTCCTCCTTCCTCGACCGCATCTGGAACAACACCACCGCCATC GTGGACACGGGGCTAAGCCCGGGGTACGCGGCGCTTCTGAGGGCGCTGTGCCCGTCGAACGCGAACGCGTCGACGCCGATCACGACGGCGATCGACGTGAGCACGCCGGCGACGCTGGACAACAACTACTACAAGCTGCTGCCGCTCGACCTGGGGCTCTTCTTCTCCGACAACCAGCTGCGGGTGAACGCGACGATGAACGCGCTGGTGACACGGTTCGCGGCGAACGAAACGGAGTGGAAGCAGCGTTTCGCCGACGCCATGGTGAAGATGGGCAACATCGAGGTGCTGACCGGGGGAGCCGGCCAGATCAGGCTCAACTGCAACGTCGTCAAcccttcgtcgtcgtcctcgtcgccggtgGTCCAgctggccggcgaggaggaggccgccgccgccggcgccgtcgcggcgAGCTAG